The Juglans regia cultivar Chandler chromosome 1, Walnut 2.0, whole genome shotgun sequence nucleotide sequence CAATTCTAAAGGTAAGCTCAATTGTAAAGGTAGCACAATTCCAAAGGTAGACAGAAACACAAATTCTCTCTGTGTAATGTGTTTGGTTCGAAGAGAGAAAGTTGAGGGAGAGATTCTAACGGCAAAAAGCCCAACCCCATCACCACCACGACCGCCACGATTCCTCTCAGTTACTTTCTCCGCATTTCATGTCACATATTTATCAGTACCTTTTAGTCgtattttgattttgtggttTGATTTTCATTAGTACAATGGAATCCCATCTCGTCTTTGTTTATTTCAGTGTCTGAGTAGTAGTGACTACTGAGTGGGGCTTTGCAGTGGAATGGATTTTGTACGATAAAGATGTGGGATGAGATGGGAGAGCAGGTAGGAGAAGTGGGGCTTAAATCACGGTAGTGAATGAATCGTGAGCCCCACTTGCATTTTGTCTTGCACAAAAAAATTGCATCATTGATCACGGTTTCGAAATATTACCGAACAGTACACCTTAAAGCAAAGacttatattaatttatactatttttttcctcaaggAACCATGATTTCATGCTGTGTATCATGATTCCTTTGAGATACTTGCAGTGGTGTAAAGATCAATGCATGTGAGTATCGCTTTCAATAAATATATCTCCTAGTGTAATCAATACAGTAACCTCTGTTTCACCGGATACAATCATTTCTAATCATTTAGAGGAAACTCTATAAATCATTGATCTGGACCTGATAAATGTTTTGAATAAGTATCAAAGCTCTTCTTAGAGATCATCTATCTATAAAGAAATTGCTTTACTATATATGATAGTAGAGAGATACGTATAATAGACACTATATATGATCATACGTATTGCGAACATGTAAAAGATTTTTAAACAATGAATCGCTAATTAAGTTCAAGCTATTATGCATTACGAACATATGAAATGAAGTTAGCACtactttttataaagttttaacaATTTATGATATATTCAgaaattatttgtgtttgacaTATGAAATATCTAGGGACCTACTATAAATGTAACAAAAGTTTGTTCCTGATCTCTCAAAtctgaaagatatatatatatcggtggTGTTAAATCAATAGAATTTATTGATGTCATATAATAGAATGGCATGATTAAACTTGATGGTACCAAATATAATGTTCTCACGTGCTCTAGTGCACTGCTTCGCAAAGAAAACATACGGCATATATAGACCAAACCAATTTTAAACACGCAACACGTGGCCTGTCGAGGGTACGTACGTGGCATACATTGTGTAATGCATTTCATTCGTTTATCTTTCCTTTTACTTTAGtccataaaatttgaataagatTAACTCTTATAGATCATAGATCATGTTAATACACGTACGATGGTTATCACATTGAATGGTCTGTTTTTGCCGTATCAGGCGTCGCCTTAGGAAATGATATATCCCAATAATAAGGACACACCTAATGATTGAATTCTTTGCCTAATTCGTGGACAGTGGTTTAGAAGTTACGTTGGAGCTATGAATGCACACCTGTTCCATTAAATAGCTCAAAATGGCCTTTCAATGACATTAATGGATTTAATTTATAGTTGGGAAATTATACATGTACCTTTTCCCGAGGCCAAGGCCTTAGGAAATGTGCCCGCCATAAGGTAATCCATCAATTAATATCGCATGTAAAAACTACATTTTGAAGCCCACCCCCCATCCCCCAAcacacaccaaaaataaaaaataaaaaaaaatcgagtgATAGTGATGCCACACCTGACATGGGATTGGTTCTCGTTCTGTGGCTTTCATCGAATCAAAAcctatttttttcccttgttatctttttctttttttttttggggtgtcACGGGTCACCATCGGCTTTAGAGGCAGAAATTGCAtgtttaagatatatatatttagtagcTGCACAGAATGATGATCATCAGATCATGAAACGTGGGTCTACCTTGATATCGGATGGTctttcatcatcctcaccatatGAATTCATTATTGAAAAACCCTTTTCCAATAAAATCACTTCCCTTCAGAAAAAAAGAGCATAATTTACGTTAgtatatatgtaataataaacataataataaaatattttgtttgcatttaaaattcatttcaattcttctcattttattattataattttcttaaatttttatataaatcatctcaatctatctcaattatttataaattatctcaatctatctcaacttatGGTTCATTATGTTACTTAGTTTGAGAGTAAAATATAATGAGTTGTAACGTGTGACTCTAACATAAAACCTTGTGTCGGCGCGCGTAAACGTTCTCCAGACAAAATGGGGCGGCTTATTTAATGAGCACGTGAAGTCATATCCCACACCCACGAGCTGCCGTCTCATTCTCAAGTCTCAAACTTACGGGAAGTGTTCTTATCCAAAGGGATTCACGAAGCTGATCACATCACATGGATGCTGATAATATTGAGTAGTACTAATAATGGACCATAGGCATGCAGTTCTAGTGAGGCATGCATGCAAGATATAAGCACACTGCTCATTCTTGGTGTGTTTTTTTAAGCCCTTTttatttccctttctttcttagATATCAAATGGTAGCTACGATTTTTAATGGACAAGGACTTGAGTAGTGATCAATCGATATTGACCACTTCTGCTCCAGTAGGCAGGCCAAGACTAGATTAATTAAAGCTTTAGTGATTGCCAATGGCTTAACGCTGAATAGCATAAAACCAAAATCCTAGCTGCAGGCCAACCCGAAGCTCTGATCCATGTCTTAAAGCACTGAAGCAGGTTGAGGATCAAGCCCCACACCAGcatgtttcttttttagttAGATCAGCAGTAATTAACCATAATGATTATGCAGCGAGGACGAGTTACCAAAACTTTGTTGCTTTCTGATGAAAGATATGACGGAATCACATCTTTTGATGAAGGAAACGACGTTGGTGCTTTTCATGGTTAAAAAAGTTGTTCTACTATTTATGTCTGATTTATGCAGATGATTTAGAGACTTTTTTTAATGGCTCTTTAGCTTCTTTGAAAGAGTTGGTAAAGGTGTTGCAAGTTTATGAACAATATTCTGGACGGCTAGTGAATAAGTTGAAATAAACAGTATTTTCCCCCTTTCCTAATCTTTATTGTGGGCACCAATTTATACAGGAAGATTACGAGCATTCTTATTTGTAATAGCCCGACTCAGTATTACgaagataattttattggacCTAAATTACATTGATGGGTTATATGGAAAAGCCCAATAGCAAATTATTGGATAATCATGAACCCAAAATTTGTTTTTGGtgattaataattttgtgagatctaataattattttataagttcaaaaatattattgtatgaACTGACTCAGTTTGAAACTTAATATATAGGGGTTACTAAGGTTACTAAAGCTAGTCAACCCATTAAAATGGACCTCGCCCACGTTTAAATGCGTAAAGAAGACGCACAAACTCAGAGAAAAATCCCAAGCCGATTACTTGACATCCAGCCACTATTTTAAATTCAACTTAagtctattttatgaaaagaattttgttgtttacctaaatagattttgatatatatagttatattattaaagttgtaaattgaaaataaagaaatatgttaagaatatttaaatgatattagtatttattagacTTCTAttgaaattgaataattatgttaattaattataagaaagtaaACCTAATTTAAGAGTTGGGGTTTTCTTGACTTGTTTTTATTAGAATTGAATATAGCTCAAGTATTTTgctaaattttaatatgttattgatatttaagtaaattaagatgtcaacattaaattatgaaatatcttgccggataatattttatgaaaactacGTGACACTCCTTAGCCTTGGGAAGTGGGTGTTAAGTTATTTGAACCTTTGGTGTAACAAGAGAAAACTAGCTGGTTGAAAATCTAATTTGTTGTGAAATGGTGGGAAGTTGATTCTTATAAAACGTTTTGAGTAGCATGCTTACATATTTACTCTCTGTTCTTAGTATTACTCGGAAGAGTGTGCAGGAAGTGTCGAGGTTGTTATCTGAATGTTTCAGGGGAGGAAGCTAAATGGAGAGCCAATAGACGATGGGTATCTTGGTCAGGCCTTGAAATTCTTGCTGATAGGGTGAATAAAGTGTTAAGGCCTAATATTGCGGTGGCTGCATTGTGAGTTTCTAACAGCTGGAATGTGCAAAGGAGTTAGCAGGGGCggaattgaaagattttttgTTATCTAGGCAGCTGAGATTACAACCAGGAATAGATATTCCAGGCTGTTCAGCTGCTAAAAATGGGGGTCTTTTCTTCTAAGTCCGCTTGGTAATTAGTGAGAAGCTATGGACAATTTCAGCCATTGAGTAATGGGTATGGTCAAGGTGTATTccactaaaaatttatattttcatgtgCTAAGGTTTCTTCTAATGTCTATCTTTTGACACTAGAATTTAGCAATTGACAATACCTTTAGCAACAAGATGtgattgttttgaaattctGGGGTTTCAGGTAATGGAGATTACAATTCTCTTATATGGAAATGTTTTCCAATTGGTTAGGTATTAGCTTCTATCCTAATCCAATATGTTCTGATACTTGTTCatactaaaattgaaaaagatccAATTTCACTCTCCCACATGCAGACATGCTGGTCTCAAACCACTGTAATCTAGGAAAAGTTACAGCAACTCAGGGAAACCTAAGATACAGAATGAAGATGGCAGTAGTTTTGGAAACCTGGGTGTGAGTGGAGGTCGACGGGTTATTAGGGATGAAAGGGGAAATTTTGTTGCAGCATTCTCTGCCCCTCATGGGTTTGGTTCTAGTCATATCACGTGTAAAttccatgtaaaaaaaaaaaggagaggtGGAGACTGTTGAGAAATGTTGCCGGAAGAGAAATTCCAGGACATAGTGACATAACATGTAAATTGAAGTGAAAAtacttcaaaattcaaatggcTTTGGAACGACATAATTGGACTATAATTATGTGTGCATTCCTTTGAGACAGGCAAAAACagagagaatggaatgagaggGATCATAAGCAGATAAACTTAACAATGAATGACTGTAGTTCCAAAACCTTCAAATTGCGCTATTAATGAGACAGATTCCTgccaaaaatcaacaaaaaactCTCTGCTACATGTAAAATTTGTCAACCTGTACAGTACAAGTTGAAGATTTTTAGGGCTTGGACATCAAATAACCTTGAGCTGTTGAATAAAGCTTATAACAGTGTATAGCCACGGATGCCTCCGTAGTTTATGCAAATATGATcttgctggaaaaaaaaaaaaagtcttcaaTAATGATAGAGCTCAGACTTCTAGGAAGTCTGACATATCGAACTCCCCCTACTGATCTCATCCCTCCTGCAATGATTCGATTCTAGTGGAATGCTTTAACATTAtgtggaaaatatatttttcccttGCATCCAGTGCGCCTGAAGTTATATTTCAAAGATTTATCTTATCTTTAGACCAAAAGAACCAGCTAGTGAACTATTTCTTATTGTAATGACTACAACCTTTCAACTTAACCGCAATCAGTAAGAGAGATATACTACTTGAAATCAGGAAATATGTATTTCATAAAGTTAAAAACAGAAGTCAGGACATAGCTTAGATATAGGGAAATAGCACGTTGAAGTACAGAATTATATACAATGAAAGGGAGAACAGAGCAAACACATGCTGCCAGAAGAGGAGAGCCGATGCCTCATTCACTGCATAACCCCTCAAGCTTGCGATTGCCCCTAATAAGATGGCACTTGGTGTTGTGTATTGCAGCAAAAGCACGAATCTGTACATGTTATCCCCGGGGACCAAAATATTCAGCTTATCAGCCAATAGAATGACCCCAATTCCAAGTAAAGGAAGAATTAAAAGCCTTGCTACAATGATGCCAATTGTAGTTCGGATCCCTAAATTAGATTCATTGGGACCTTCAGCAAGCATTCCTCCAAGAACAAGCATAGTTGAAGGCACCATTGCCTCAGCCATAAAATCTAAACTGTCTGTGATAAAAGAAACCACAGAATCATCACTAAAAACCAAAGATTTAAGAGTAGGAACCAGTCCTATAACAATCGCTAACAGTGAAGCGATTGTTGGTGGCTGAAGTATGTGATGAATTGGAGTTTTCTCAGCAACAATTCTGATTTTTCTAATCATCCTAGGCTCTGCCCAACATCTAATTGACATGGTACTTCTTGGACCTTCATCCACTGAATCAAGATCCGGAATAGTTGTTTGTGAGATGCCCGAGATGCTGTAGAAAAGCCTTGCAATAAAGGGTGTCTTGCAATGTTCGGTTTCCTTATCTTCGAGCCCCGGCCATTCAGCTTCAACAAGAAGCGGCCTACTAAGATCATCAGCAGCAGGCACTACCTCCTCTATTTCAGGCTCTCCTTCTTCAATGATCTCATAATACTCCAATGGGGGCTCCATCATGTGGTAAACAAGAGTGTAAACAAGTATAACAGCAACCCATTGGGAAAAGGATACATAAGCCACACCGGAGGCATAACATTCCTGACCAAATGGGTTAGCAGTATTGTGGCAAACTGATGAAACTATTGCCAGAGGGAGGTTCCCTGTGTTTCCAAATGCGGTCATGATGATGGTGAATCGAAAGTATTCAGGTGGTGGCCGGCAAATTATTGCCACCAAGAACCCCAACACGCAGCCAATGGCAGTACTAAGAACAACATTTACGGGGATGAACCACCAGTGAATGACACTCTCGAGAGTAATGCATGGACCAAGGTGAGTGAAGATCAAACAGGGCAGGAATAAGGCAAAAACAAGCTTGCTGAGTAACTTGAAAGTCTCTTTGGGGACAATTTGCGTTTTCCGGTGGGCAAGAATCAGACCAATGACACTCATAGATAGTAGTTTCAATAGAGGCACAATTGCAGTCAGAACATTAATTGCATCAGATTTCATGGTTCCATGCAATGAAACACGGAAAACCCCCATTCCTCGTGCTTTTTTGTGCAGTTGGAATCCCAGGAAACTCCTTAAAAGTTGGCACACCtctaaatcagaaaaaaaaaaaaaaaaaaaaaatcaatcccaAAAACTGAAATTCAGATCCCTTACAAATGCCGTATAAGAATTAGAATTCTGGCAGATGAGTCTCAGAAAACACGGAAAACCtctgaaaggaaaatgaaaagcatGTTGAAGTTGAAGAACAAGAATGTCAACAGTTCACCAACTTCTACGCAGACTTCAAAGCATCGCAACTGATCGTTTCTCCGAAGTTCTATAACAAGAGATTCAGCCAGAAACATGAAAAGCCTTCCCCATCGAATTCCACTGAATCCACTCCCATAGTTTCGAAAACTAAAACATTCCTAGAATACCATTGAAATGGGAGAACATTGGTTCCACTTAAATTACTACAATCTGAGAAACATGTTCACAAAAGGATTTAATTTGACAGATGAAAAGAGCACTTTCAGAGAATCGAGATCCTAATGACACTATCAGAGAGGACAGTTTGGTAAGAGAACTTTACAGATATCATGCCATACATGGAAATGTAGGTAAGCATGGAAGTGAAGCTAGCGATTCGTGTAGAAGTTTTGGTAGCTTTTGTAACGCTGATTGCATGATGCTTAATTAATAGGATATAtcattaacaaaaaattttcaaaacctcctaacactccacactccacattatttctaatttttattattttttttcttttatcaaatatttattatatgaataatgaataaaaaatttaaaataatttaaaaaaaataaactcaaaaaaaatttaaaaaaaatattaaaaatttaaaaaatttaaaaacatgtagAGTGTGAAGTGTGGTGAAAGTTGTGTAGCAAATCTCTAACATTAAACCGGCCACTGtcatgaacttttttttttaaaaaatttttaagtaACAATTCATTTTATTGCAATCCATTCTTTTTTACGGAGGAATATCGCGGTAACAATAAAAGATAACATTTGTACAGTATTCCAAAGAAAAATCCATATGAAAATTAAGCAAAACAAGCCCAGAATAGTATCTACACTTGATGACTTGcgcctcgtttattttttaaaatgagttaagattaaaattaaaaattgaataaaatattattaaaatatattttttataatattatttttattttaaaatttaaaaaagttaaattatttattttattttatatataaattttaaaaaattataataattaaattagatgaaataaaattaactgtgaggaattatgaaaatctACAGTGAAGCCGTAAGAGAACGGACCCGATTTAAGTCAATTGAATCCGCAAGAGATTCACGAGAACGGACCCGATTTGACTGTCAAACTGCAGACGTGTGGGTGACCCATTTACCCggtacaactctctctctctctaaagtaTAGACAAAGTTATTTTTGAGATAAACTATTTAGGTTTTGTCTGCATTTACTTATGCTCTAATCAAGAAGATGGAGGGGAATAATCAATCGACGTAGATTCCCCTCCATCTTcttgatttataattaataaaagcaaataagctgtatttattaattatataatattcaattCTTCATGATTCGTTTGACAAATCACAACGAGTATCATCAGAGAAGTGTCACgtccaaacaaatatatatatatctatatatatatatgtatgtatgtacatgtaagatgtgtataatatatatgtacacacatTTTGGATAGATTCATCCACCGGTAACTCAGTTTTGATAATTACTATAACTACTACagtcaaaatgaataaaaaatattttatttcttacttCCTAATTTGATTGTAGCAATTTTTTTAGAactgtaatattattattaattaatatataatcagtaaaatagtaaaatataataattttaaaattttaagaaggtaaattaatattattttattattatataaaaaatatatagataatctaatataaaaatttgatacgaatgaaataaataaataaaaattcttattatattAGCTAAAACTTTGAATTTAAGTTTAGCTATTCGAGTGCTGTAAGCTAACTAACTTTCGTAAAATCTTTGAGATCATCGAGCGATACCTTACCGTCCACACAGTTTGTAGCTCTACCTAACTGTCCGTGAGTCGACGCTTTAactgattttttcttctttaataaatatctctaacattaatatataatataaacatatgttcacaacaagaaaaaatagtttttccttcaatttttagagtgttgcaaaaaaaaaatcgtcaCAATAGAGTAGTTTTTGTGGCGAGTTTTTCATCGATGCATAATTTTGTTAAGAAAGCCGATTCAGTAGGAAGTGAGCCccttattttaattagttataGCGAATATAAGTATTTTTACAACGATTTATTTTGCTGGAAAAAGAACACACCTCTTGCAACGCTCAAAATCACCGTAATTAGGTCGGCGCCAAATCCTTtaaaaatcttttctttttccccccccgctttctttccttctccacTTCTCGCCGTAATTAGGACTGCATGTACCTCTTCAGTGCTGGAAAAATCCTTTTTGCTTGTAGTGTGAGTGCATGTAATCTTAATGCAAGCCAGGATCAAGAACAGAATGACTCTTATATTAAgatgtgatttaaaaaatgattatatatatagatattgagatatatctaattatttctaaattaatcaGACCTATCTCATTTGTTGGCCTTAATTAAGTTACAAAACAGAATGAGACACTTTAACTAGGAATTCCAATTATAACTTTAACTAGTTCTTTTGGTATAAGTAAGAAGCTCGCTCACATATGACTGAAGCACgctttttcttaaaattaaaaatacattatcaTTGCCAGATATTGATAACTTGgttgcaatgatttttttttaaagaaaaatgacaatATTCCGATTTTATCAATCATTTGGGtgtatatatcaattatatagTACTTCCTAAATATTAATCAAGTGCATTCTTAAATATTGATCAATTATATAGTACTTCCTAAATATTAGTATCGATTTTGAGTGCTGAAAAAAccttattttcttgtagtggcatCTGAATTATGCATTAAGaatgattttgtaattattacTACAATTTTCGTTTGAGATAGTTGATTCCAATATTTGAATTAAGTTCAAACTGTtctcaatttattataattatataaattggcATTTCAATAATTCATACTTCATTATTTCATTAGGAAAATAACTTTATCCTATGTTATAATAATTGTTGTGTTCACGTGAATTGAATTTACAGATCACCTATAATAAGTTAAAATCTTATGGGACATGATATTTTCTCCGAAATTCATAAATACTCATAGCTAATATACTCATATTactaactattattttatagaaGTATCACAATTGCCTAGCCAGCCCAAGTTTTAGAGATAGAGACTTCTCATTCTCTTTAGAAATCACCACCAAATCAAAACTTGCGTAAGGGGGGAGGagcttctccctccctccctccctcctccctccttCATCGAGCTTCATCCCTCCTCCATCTCCTCTctagttttcttctttcattttctcgttTTGGTTGTTTTCTTAGGGCAAAGTATGGCAGAAGGTTGATCTGCTGCTCTCTGGTGTCCATTGACTACCACACGCCCTACCGCAGGTTTTTTAATGCGCCAATCCTTCAGACGGGTGAAGAATTTCGCCGAACGATGTTGCTGGTGAGCACGTGCAGTCCAAACTGGGAATGTGAAATCCACGCGCCACTACCAAGGGTGCTCTTCTACAGCCACACATAACTTTTCTAGGTCCAGAGCCACCGGTTACTTTAGACCTGACTGATCACCATACTCTCAGGGTGGCACAAGGCTCTCACATGCCATTACAGTCACTttgtttgtccttttttttttccaaggttGAAAATACAGttctatatttttcaatatgtaattcatttttttttcatgtatatttaatttctgttatatctttttgttttagaaaaataaaaataaaaaatacatagtcTCTTGGACTTTTGTCCATAAAGCGTGTCCTCTACTTTGTCTTAGACAGAATATGGGGTTTGTAAACTCTGTCTTGGATAAAGTTATGTTTTCTCTTAGACGGTGGTCTGTAGAGGTTTGCAGCATGGACTAAACCATGTTAGTCACAATTGTGTACTGAAAAGTTATTAATGTTGTAGTTGGTTTGTTATGTATGTTTCAAGTCAAAGTTATAATGTCCGTTATTAATGAATGtaatatacaattatatatatatatatatataaactattattttatagtaCTCTAGCTAGTTATGGttccccaaaaaataaaaacatataaatttagCTCAACCCCCGATCGAACACATGCATGATGAGTGTGGAAAGAATAATGAATATATGTTCgagttcaatttttttgtttttttgtcaaTTGGAAATTATGTATTAAACCAGTGATGAGTAATCAAAATGATAATAGAAGAGAGAGaataaggagacgtttggattcgaagctcatctcagttcatttcaactcatctcactattattcattactattcagcaactttaactcacaaatctcactactattcacaactgatctcactattattcccaccatctatttttaatttgtatatattgttATGCGTGCCCCCATGCACGATAATTATTTGATGCCATTAATAATGCATGATCACAAGGTCGGAATTCCTGGTTGCcaaatttacaattatttagtttatatatataataataaaataaatcgtGGAACTTTGCATATTGATCAACAACCGACGAAAATCTAGCGTCGATGCTGcgtactataatattatatatatctgaGATCCAACACGTAACGTGCAGCACGAGATGCATTGCATTTGTTTTATCATTAATGACCGCATGGTACGGCACTTCCAGCCTACCTAGCTCCTGCAAAAACATATGGAAAATACTattcttagagcactctcaagattagctaaaattaaaatatatttttgatgaattcaaaataaa carries:
- the LOC108987958 gene encoding protein PIN-LIKES 2-like, which gives rise to MGVFRVSLHGTMKSDAINVLTAIVPLLKLLSMSVIGLILAHRKTQIVPKETFKLLSKLVFALFLPCLIFTHLGPCITLESVIHWWFIPVNVVLSTAIGCVLGFLVAIICRPPPEYFRFTIIMTAFGNTGNLPLAIVSSVCHNTANPFGQECYASGVAYVSFSQWVAVILVYTLVYHMMEPPLEYYEIIEEGEPEIEEVVPAADDLSRPLLVEAEWPGLEDKETEHCKTPFIARLFYSISGISQTTIPDLDSVDEGPRSTMSIRCWAEPRMIRKIRIVAEKTPIHHILQPPTIASLLAIVIGLVPTLKSLVFSDDSVVSFITDSLDFMAEAMVPSTMLVLGGMLAEGPNESNLGIRTTIGIIVARLLILPLLGIGVILLADKLNILVPGDNMYRFVLLLQYTTPSAILLGAIASLRGYAVNEASALLFWQHVFALFSLSLYIILYFNVLFPYI